The DNA region GCAGCTCCCGTCTAGTTAGCTTGGGATTTCTATTATCCTCCTGCATCTATATCTACCTCCTGTTTGCTGATCGTATCTATCTCAAAGCTACCGGGTACAAAGCCGAGCCACGACAGCCCCTAGTCACCACCTCCCTTATGTGAATAAGTTAATCACTATTAATAAGTTAGTGAGGAAAACGCTATTTGTTTGGTTATGCAACAAACAATTTACGTGGAGAATTATATCTACCCCTACGGGATTGTCAATACCCAAAATCCTTGTGTCTTACATCTACGAGCCGCATCCACGCCATCAGCAGGCTGGTATTTTGTGACATTAAGTGACAACCCAGTAGAGGAAACCCCAATCCTTACCTGGACAAGCACCACAGACAAGCTCGAACATAGCCTGCTCGCCTATCTATTATGTTTTATGCAAAGCCTTAGTTCTCCGTCCCCACCGTTTCTGGAAAGTGTCTCTGCCTACAAGGCAAAAACCAGTCATAAATCGCTATGCCTTGGAGCACGCACCCAGGACGCAAGGCATAGACCACCCAAAACCCAGCAACAACTTGGCATATAGGAGAGAAAACCCTACGGGCTTACTTGGGCCTGCCAGCAAAATCTATCTGCGTGGTGACAGGAGTAAAGGCTACTGTTGCCAGGATTTGGCACTTAGTTGTTACGTTCCCTAAATGTAGAAGCAGTTACGGTATAGTCATGGTTAACTCACCTCGAGCGGGTCGGAGAAGTGGGTGATGAGGCGGCCGTCCTCGACGACAGCTACTCTCCCGAAGCCTATCCCGCGCCACAGCTCGAAAGGGTCTGTCCCGTCCAGGGCCGCAAGATACAGCGTCAGGAGCAGCCCGTGGGAGACCACGGCCACGCGCTGCCCCGAGCACTCGATCTCCTGGATACACTCAAGCACCCTCTCTCTGGCAGCCTCCACGGGCTCCCACCGCTCCGGACCATTTCCTGAAAGGTACTCCCGCACGGCACCTTCGTAGTCCTCGATCCACTCAGAGCCACGCCGGACCTCTGCAAGCCGCGGGTCTGTGTGGAGCTTGAGTCCGTAGCGCTCGACCGCTGGCTGCACCGTCCACAGCGCCTTCTCCTCCGGGCTGGACCAGACGCAGCCTACCGACTCCCAGAACGGAGCAAGGGCGAGCCGCCCAGCCTGATCCCGCCCTCTCGCCGATAGACCCCAGGTAGCGGCATCAGGGCCAGAGGGCTCTGTATGGCCGTGGCGGATCAGGTAAAGAATAGCCATAAATGAAAGAACTCAATCCTCGATCGGCACGAGCCTGGCGCGGATGCGCTCGAGCTCCTCTTCGGAGACGCCCGCACGCCGCAGGTACTCTATCGGCCCGCCGTAGCGCTCGTCCAGATACTCCAGGACCTCGAGCATGACCTCCTTGGTGGGCATGTACTTGGCCAGCTCGCGCTCCCGCTCCTCCCGCTTGTCGGGCTCGCTCTCCAGCCACGCCTCCCACTCCGGCCTGAGGCACTCCTGCGTGAGTGCGTAGTCGGCGGCTATCGTCTCTCGGTCCACGCCCGCCACCTCCAGCAGGAGCGCGGAGATCAGGCCTGTGCGGTCCTTACCGCCCATGCAGTGGAACAGCACGGCCCCTTCGGGCGCAGAGGCGATCACCCTCATCACCTCGGCGACCGAGGCGCTGAAGGTGTCCAGCATCCACTTGTAGTCGTTGGCTAACGTGGTGAAGTCCTCCTTGGGCACCGCGGGATCCAGGAAGGATATGTTGTGGTACCTCACCCCGTGCTCGCCTTCCTTGGCGAACGGGTTGGGGTGTAGCCTGACCTCCTCGGGCATGCGCAGATCTATCACCGTGCGCACCCCGTGTGCTAGCAGGTCCCTCCTGCCCGCCTCCGTCAGGCGAGCGAGGTTGTCCGCCCTGATCACGGCTCCCCAACGGGTCTCCCCGCCATAGCGGCTGGCGTAACCTCCCAGATCCCTGACGTTGAGGCAACCCTCCCATCCAAGCACTCGGACTCTCTCCTCACCTATCGCCATACGCAACCCCCTTCACAGCTTACAACTCCCACGATTCCATGATATCATGACCTACAATCTTCATCGGTAAGGAGACCTAGGCAGATGGCAGATATCCAGCCCATAACCCCATACCTGGACTACAGAGGCAGGGACGACGTCCTCTCCGGGGGCGTCAGGTTGATTCCCATAGACACCCCCAAGGGCAGCTTCAAGGTCTGGACCAAGCGGGTCGGCAACTCCCCCTCGATGCGCCTGCTCCTGCTCCACGGGGGGCCAGGAGCTACGCACGAGTACTTCGAGGCTTTCGACTCCTACCTGCCCGCCGCCGGCATCGAGTACTACTACTACGATCAACTGGGATCTTTCTACAGCGACCAGCCGGACGACCCCGATCTGTGGGAGATCCCTCGCTTCGTGGAGGAGGTGGAGCAGGTGAGGAGGGCCCTCGGGCTGGACAGGGACAACTTCTACCTTTTGGGGCACTCCTGGGGAGGCATCCTCGCTATGGAGTACGCCCTCCGCTACCAGCAACACATCAAAGGGCTCATCATCTCCAACATGATGGCCTCCATCCCTGCGTACAACGATTACGCCCACAACGTGCTCATGCCGGCGATGGATCAGGAGGCGCTGGCAGAGATCCAACGTTACGAGTCGGAGGGAGACTACGAGAACCCGCGGTACATGGAGCTGTTGATGCAGCATCACTACGTGTACCACATCCTCCG from Thermobaculum terrenum ATCC BAA-798 includes:
- a CDS encoding proline iminopeptidase-family hydrolase, producing MADIQPITPYLDYRGRDDVLSGGVRLIPIDTPKGSFKVWTKRVGNSPSMRLLLLHGGPGATHEYFEAFDSYLPAAGIEYYYYDQLGSFYSDQPDDPDLWEIPRFVEEVEQVRRALGLDRDNFYLLGHSWGGILAMEYALRYQQHIKGLIISNMMASIPAYNDYAHNVLMPAMDQEALAEIQRYESEGDYENPRYMELLMQHHYVYHILRMPLEDWPDPVNRAFAHINPKIYVPMQGPSELGASGKLERWDRTADLGRIEVPTLVIGAEHDTMDPKHMRWMADQIPRARYLHCPNGSHMAMYDDQETYCYGLIAFILDVDAGRI
- a CDS encoding histidine phosphatase family protein; translation: MAILYLIRHGHTEPSGPDAATWGLSARGRDQAGRLALAPFWESVGCVWSSPEEKALWTVQPAVERYGLKLHTDPRLAEVRRGSEWIEDYEGAVREYLSGNGPERWEPVEAARERVLECIQEIECSGQRVAVVSHGLLLTLYLAALDGTDPFELWRGIGFGRVAVVEDGRLITHFSDPLEVS
- a CDS encoding tyrosine-protein phosphatase, translated to MAIGEERVRVLGWEGCLNVRDLGGYASRYGGETRWGAVIRADNLARLTEAGRRDLLAHGVRTVIDLRMPEEVRLHPNPFAKEGEHGVRYHNISFLDPAVPKEDFTTLANDYKWMLDTFSASVAEVMRVIASAPEGAVLFHCMGGKDRTGLISALLLEVAGVDRETIAADYALTQECLRPEWEAWLESEPDKREERERELAKYMPTKEVMLEVLEYLDERYGGPIEYLRRAGVSEEELERIRARLVPIED